Proteins from one Ranitomeya variabilis isolate aRanVar5 chromosome 1, aRanVar5.hap1, whole genome shotgun sequence genomic window:
- the LOC143809016 gene encoding uncharacterized protein LOC143809016: MSGNFCTVGFFALFFLNILKPAFGNMEEHSMEPGTFNYTMEDEQRILNNIEGDATFLKIPSLTETKHKYINDVKRLISSQLHLTTLGQYLKERKIPRGLRSNIRPNLFSGNTAFCNRFTMISNKYAMDVMLLNVEYLQVEVKKLQSSTGEVEIKLQDILSKDDWIMFKDKVDKDMSKFRSELEETKRKKWIRDTGDYETGHVYSWQTENVKMPWRKRGHQNRHETNVNNICCLNSEFVSPRSSQRSRRRQRRGGKRHHRRQKENRKSQTTKDSEPEKERTELVVNISHKIRGSRADLPLCVTK; this comes from the exons atgtctggaaatttttgcacagttggattttttgcattattttttctTAACATCCTTAAGCCAGCTTTTGGTAACATGGAGGAGCACTCCATGGAACCTGGGACTTTTAACTATACAATGGAAGACGAGCAACGTATACTTAACAACATAGAAGGAGATGCAACTTTTTTAAAAATACCCTCATTAACTGAAActaaacataaatatataaatgatGTGAAGCGACTCATAAGTTCCCAGCTTCATCTGACCACGTTGGGACAGTACCTTAAGGAACGAAAAATTCCAAGGGGACTAAGATCTAATATAAGACCAAATCTGTTTAGTGGCAATACTGCTTTTTGCAATAGGTTTACAATGATCTCCAATAAATATGCAATGGATGTAATGCTGCTGAATGTTGAATATTTACAAGTTGAAGTAAAAAAACTACAATCAAGTACTGGGGAAGTAGAAATTAAACTACAGGATATTTTGAGCAAGGATGATTGGATTATGTTTAAGGACAAAGTTGATAAAGACATGAGCAAGTTTCGCAGTGAACTGgaagaaacaaaaagaaaaaaatggattagAGACACTGGAGACTATGAGACGGGCCACGTGTACTCCTGGCAGACTGAAAATGTTAAAATGCCTTGGAGAAAAAGAGGTCATCAGAATAGACATGAGACTAATGTTAATAATATCTGTTGCTTGAACTCTGAGTTTGTATCCCCTAGATCCAGCCAAAGGTCCAGAAGAAGGCAAAGAAGAGGAGGCAAGCGCCATCATCGGCGgcaaaaagaaaatagaaaaagcCAAACCACAAAGGACTCTGAACCTGAGAAAGAGAGAACAGAACTAGTGGTGAATATTTCCCACAAG ATAAGAGGCAGCCGTGCTGATTTGCCGCTGTGTGTGACAAAGTGA